One genomic segment of Terriglobia bacterium includes these proteins:
- a CDS encoding HAMP domain-containing histidine kinase — MRIASRTKTIAFFITLGVCLIGVAIALNVSWIVLKWREVGALVLGIILFAFIIAGVVLNTVFLVREIRRNEQQDSFLNAVTHELKTPVTSIRLYLQTLQRRELGDLERRDFYRIMLEDTDRLLGTVEQVLKAGEARHGTGESHREAMDLCGVVRDSVEVAHLRHQLPPGALRLGNVPAGSIEVIANREELRTVLANLLDNAVKYTGTEKDIVVDVLTPDIDTAVLRVRDNGVGIPRSELKRIFKRFYRIPMQVTSAIRGTGLGLFIVRSIVQRHGGEVIAESAGEGRGSTFSIRLPRVYRT; from the coding sequence GTTGGATCGTCCTGAAATGGCGCGAAGTTGGCGCCCTCGTCCTGGGAATCATTTTGTTCGCTTTCATTATCGCCGGCGTCGTCTTGAATACCGTCTTTCTGGTCCGCGAGATCCGCCGCAACGAGCAACAGGACAGCTTCCTGAACGCCGTCACGCACGAGTTGAAGACTCCGGTCACCTCCATCCGCCTGTACCTGCAGACCCTACAGCGGCGAGAGTTGGGCGACCTTGAACGCCGCGATTTTTACCGCATCATGCTGGAGGATACCGACCGCCTCCTGGGCACGGTGGAGCAGGTGCTCAAGGCTGGGGAGGCGCGCCACGGCACCGGCGAGAGCCATCGCGAAGCCATGGATCTGTGTGGCGTTGTCAGGGACTCGGTCGAAGTGGCCCACCTGCGCCATCAACTCCCGCCGGGTGCGCTAAGACTGGGCAACGTGCCTGCCGGCAGCATCGAGGTGATCGCCAACCGCGAGGAACTGCGCACCGTGCTGGCCAATCTTCTGGACAACGCGGTGAAGTACACGGGCACGGAAAAGGATATCGTCGTGGATGTGCTGACCCCCGACATCGACACCGCCGTGCTGCGTGTGCGCGACAATGGCGTCGGTATTCCGCGTTCCGAGCTGAAGCGTATTTTCAAGCGCTTCTACCGCATCCCCATGCAGGTGACCAGCGCAATCAGGGGAACCGGGTTGGGGTTGTTCATCGTGCGTTCCATCGTGCAACGTCACGGTGGAGAGGTGATCGCCGAAAGCGCAGGCGAGGGGCGCGGCAGCACCTTCAGTATCCGCCTCCCCAGGGTATATCGCACATGA
- a CDS encoding response regulator transcription factor, translated as MSRILIVEDEPHLAQGLRFNLEAEGHAVEIVESGEGALRLLLEDKKTFDAVILDIMLPGKDGFTVARELRDAENFVPLLMLTARGRPEDVLKGFEAGADDYLPKPFNLDILQARIRSLLRRKEWLQAADNGENAKPREPDVFRFGDIVVDFGKLQINSGKRVFQLTMMEGDLLRYLIQNSGRPVSRKAMLENVWDLSEETETRAIDNFIVRLRRYIEKEPAKPRHLITVRGLGYRFVPAPD; from the coding sequence ATGAGCCGAATCCTCATCGTCGAAGACGAACCCCACCTGGCCCAGGGGCTGCGCTTCAACCTGGAAGCCGAAGGGCACGCGGTGGAAATCGTCGAAAGCGGCGAGGGCGCGCTCCGGCTCCTGCTGGAGGATAAGAAGACCTTCGACGCCGTCATCCTCGACATCATGTTACCCGGCAAGGATGGGTTCACCGTGGCGCGCGAGCTGCGCGATGCGGAGAATTTCGTTCCTTTGCTGATGCTGACCGCCCGCGGCCGCCCCGAAGACGTGCTCAAAGGTTTCGAAGCCGGTGCCGACGATTATTTGCCGAAGCCGTTCAATCTTGACATCCTGCAGGCTCGCATCCGAAGCCTGCTGCGGCGCAAAGAGTGGCTGCAAGCCGCCGACAACGGGGAAAACGCGAAGCCCCGTGAGCCGGATGTTTTCAGGTTCGGCGATATCGTGGTTGATTTTGGCAAACTTCAGATTAATTCCGGCAAGCGCGTCTTCCAGCTGACCATGATGGAAGGCGACCTGTTGCGCTACCTGATCCAGAACAGCGGCCGCCCCGTTTCGCGCAAGGCGATGTTGGAGAACGTCTGGGATCTGAGCGAAGAGACGGAAACGCGCGCCATCGATAATTTTATCGTCCGCCTTCGCCGCTACATCGAAAAAGAGCCCGCCAAGCCCCGTCATCTGATCACGGTTCGCGGGCTGGGCTACCGGTTTGTGCCCGCTCCGGACTGA